A window of Tautonia plasticadhaerens contains these coding sequences:
- a CDS encoding methyltransferase domain-containing protein, with amino-acid sequence MRDHNKAFCRLVAETFDCPGPIVEFGAYQVEGQEGYADLRGMFPGKPFLGCDMRPGPGVDRVEDVSAMTLADESAGTIICLETFEHVFEVRRAFDEVYRVLKPGGLFILTSPFHFKIHGYPDDYWRMTPSCLARMLDCYALRVVGQQGPRKTPHTVMSLGIKHPAPADAVDRADRLVERYQGWLRGEEAAIPARDRARRKLAMLYRSKAERLQIRDEFAVDFTIDGPAAEAVAVARAG; translated from the coding sequence ATGCGAGACCACAACAAGGCGTTCTGCCGACTCGTCGCCGAGACCTTCGACTGTCCCGGCCCGATCGTCGAGTTCGGCGCCTATCAGGTCGAGGGGCAGGAGGGGTACGCCGACCTCCGGGGCATGTTCCCGGGCAAGCCGTTCCTCGGCTGCGACATGAGGCCCGGCCCCGGCGTCGACCGGGTCGAGGACGTCAGCGCCATGACCCTGGCCGACGAGTCGGCCGGCACCATCATCTGCCTGGAGACCTTCGAGCACGTCTTCGAGGTCCGTCGCGCCTTCGACGAGGTCTACCGGGTCCTCAAGCCCGGCGGCCTGTTCATCCTCACCTCCCCCTTCCACTTCAAGATCCACGGCTACCCCGACGACTACTGGCGGATGACCCCCTCGTGCCTGGCCCGGATGCTCGACTGCTACGCCCTCCGGGTGGTCGGCCAGCAGGGGCCGAGGAAGACGCCGCACACGGTCATGTCGCTGGGGATCAAGCACCCCGCCCCGGCCGACGCCGTCGACCGGGCCGACCGGCTCGTCGAGCGCTACCAGGGCTGGCTCAGGGGGGAGGAGGCGGCGATCCCGGCCCGGGACCGGGCCCGGCGGAAGCTGGCGATGCTCTACCGCTCCAAGGCCGAGCGGCTCCAGATCCGGGACGAGTTCGCGGTCGACTTCACCATCGACGGCCCGGCGGCCGAGGCCGTCGCCGTGGCCCGGGCCGGCTGA
- a CDS encoding sodium:solute symporter: MSPIDLAIIVLYILGVTLFGSLIGSRSEGLKGYFLGGSRVPAWAVMISIVATETSTATFLSVPSLSYRDGGDFTYLQLAIGYIIGRVLVAVVLLPSYFKGQMYTAYQVLDARFGGATKTAASLLFLLSRTLGDGLRLFLAALVLRRLLLLSGLVGDGDGAIMPIEWAMPASIVLMGVSTIVYTFLGGMTAVVWTDVTQFLIYMIGAVAALLIMVGRLDGGWETLWASGEAAGKFRFLNPSFDLTQPYTIWAGVIGGMVLSTATHGADQMMVQRYLSAKSQRQAAGALIASGFVVFAQFALFLLIGVALSVFYGEYPPDRPLQVDDEFASFIVTHLPTGLVGLVVAAIFSAAMSTLSSSLNASASSTVNDLIRPAFPRIGEEKLLGLSRSLTIVWGIAQMGIAAVAAAKFQDSPVVEDALAIASFVTGIILGVFLLGVLTDRVGQGAALVGLVAGLLAVSYARFGSEFRGTIPYPFEGALAWPYFALVGSGTTFLVGLLASTFLPRGGTPSTGDAR, encoded by the coding sequence ATGAGCCCGATCGACCTCGCGATCATCGTCCTCTACATCCTCGGCGTGACCCTCTTCGGTTCCCTCATCGGGTCGAGGAGCGAGGGCCTGAAGGGGTACTTCCTGGGCGGTTCCCGGGTCCCGGCCTGGGCGGTGATGATCTCGATCGTCGCCACCGAGACGAGCACCGCCACCTTCCTCAGCGTCCCCAGCCTCTCCTACCGGGACGGGGGGGACTTCACCTACCTGCAACTGGCCATCGGCTACATCATCGGCCGGGTCCTGGTGGCGGTCGTCCTGCTGCCGAGCTACTTCAAGGGGCAGATGTACACGGCCTATCAGGTCCTCGACGCGCGGTTCGGCGGCGCGACCAAGACCGCCGCCTCGCTGCTGTTCCTGCTCTCCCGGACCCTGGGGGACGGCCTCCGCCTGTTCCTGGCCGCCCTGGTGCTCCGCCGGCTCCTGCTACTCAGCGGCCTGGTCGGCGACGGGGACGGGGCGATCATGCCCATCGAGTGGGCGATGCCGGCGTCGATCGTCCTGATGGGCGTCTCGACGATCGTCTACACCTTCCTCGGCGGCATGACGGCGGTCGTCTGGACCGACGTGACCCAGTTCCTCATCTACATGATCGGGGCCGTCGCCGCCTTGCTGATCATGGTCGGCCGGCTCGACGGCGGCTGGGAGACCCTCTGGGCGTCGGGAGAAGCGGCCGGCAAGTTTCGGTTCCTAAACCCGAGCTTCGACCTGACCCAGCCGTACACGATCTGGGCCGGGGTGATCGGCGGCATGGTCCTGAGCACCGCCACCCACGGCGCCGACCAGATGATGGTCCAGCGCTACCTCTCGGCCAAATCGCAGCGACAGGCGGCCGGGGCCCTGATCGCCAGCGGGTTCGTGGTCTTCGCCCAGTTCGCGCTGTTCCTGCTGATCGGCGTTGCGCTGTCCGTCTTCTACGGCGAGTACCCTCCGGACCGGCCGCTGCAGGTCGACGACGAATTCGCCTCGTTCATCGTCACCCACCTGCCGACCGGCCTGGTCGGCCTGGTCGTCGCGGCCATCTTCTCGGCGGCCATGAGCACCCTGTCCAGTTCGCTGAACGCCTCCGCCTCCTCGACGGTCAACGACCTGATCCGTCCCGCCTTCCCGAGGATCGGCGAGGAGAAATTGCTTGGCCTCTCCCGGTCCCTGACGATCGTCTGGGGGATCGCCCAGATGGGGATCGCCGCGGTGGCGGCGGCGAAGTTCCAGGACAGCCCGGTGGTGGAGGACGCATTGGCGATCGCCTCGTTCGTCACCGGGATCATCCTCGGCGTCTTCCTGCTCGGCGTGCTGACCGACCGGGTCGGCCAGGGGGCGGCGCTGGTCGGCCTGGTGGCGGGCCTGCTCGCCGTCTCCTACGCCCGATTCGGGTCGGAGTTCCGGGGGACGATCCCCTACCCGTTCGAGGGCGCCCTGGCCTGGCCCTACTTCGCCCTGGTCGGCTCGGGCACCACCTTCCTCGTCGGCCTGCTGGCCTCGACCTTCCTGCCCCGGGGCGGCACGCCTTCGACGGGGGACGCTCGCTGA
- a CDS encoding exo-beta-N-acetylmuramidase NamZ domain-containing protein → MLLFPAIVALGLLAAPAPTPGLPEAPPEELGFDASKLAGVGEAISTAVDEGKIPGAVVIVGRRGKIAHVEAIGRRAVEPEAEPMTRDTVFDMASLTKPVATATSVMVLWERGLIDLDEPITTYLPEFDNHGKGAITVEMLLRHRAGLIPDNPIGDYEHGVDEAWRRIAEIDLVAEPGEGFRYSDVSFQILGRLVERVSGRPLDEFARENVFKPIGMADATFRPLDRGIPADRIAPTEVVDGEMARGEVHDPRSRALGGVAGHAGLFATADDLAIYAQTLLDGGIGPDGKRILAPPTVRAMIDPADTPEGERRGLGWDVATGFSSPRGERFGPLGFGHTGFTGTSIWVDPDTETFVILLTSRLHPGGDQPSPTALRREVATIVASAIVDTPIPSPATAESAEVLCGVDVLAADGFAPLKGKRVGLVTNHTGKTRDGRPTIDALFEAPDVELVALFSPEHGIRGVLDTNVGDDRDEETGLPIYSLYGERRKPAPEQLEGIDALVFDIADIGARFYTYISTMGLVLEAGAEAGIPVLVLDRPNPIGGVEVAGPVRDEDAESFIAFHRLPVRHGMTVGELATLFNAERGVEADLTVVECQGWRRSMTFDETGLLWTNPSPNMRSLTEALLYPGVGLLEATNLATGRGTDTPFERVGAPWIDPKAWATELNAEGLPGVRFVPVRFSPAERQYEGEDCGGVYIIITDWDEFEPIELGIGLAVTLRRLYPDHWEPEAMDRLMTNQAALDAIVSGASVREVRRTWARELRRFLDVRAKYLIYED, encoded by the coding sequence ATGCTGCTCTTCCCCGCGATCGTCGCCCTCGGCCTGCTGGCCGCCCCCGCCCCGACGCCGGGCCTCCCCGAGGCCCCTCCCGAGGAATTGGGGTTCGACGCATCGAAGCTCGCCGGGGTCGGCGAGGCCATCTCGACGGCCGTCGACGAGGGGAAGATCCCCGGCGCCGTCGTGATCGTCGGCCGTCGGGGGAAGATCGCCCATGTCGAGGCGATCGGCCGGAGGGCCGTCGAGCCCGAGGCCGAGCCGATGACCCGGGACACGGTCTTCGATATGGCCTCGCTCACCAAGCCCGTCGCCACGGCGACGTCCGTCATGGTCCTCTGGGAGCGGGGACTCATCGACCTGGACGAGCCGATCACCACCTACCTCCCCGAGTTCGACAACCACGGCAAGGGGGCGATCACCGTCGAGATGCTCCTCCGCCACCGCGCCGGGCTGATCCCCGACAACCCGATCGGCGACTACGAGCACGGCGTCGACGAGGCCTGGCGGCGGATCGCCGAGATCGACCTGGTGGCCGAGCCGGGCGAGGGGTTCCGCTATTCGGACGTCAGCTTCCAGATCCTCGGCCGGCTGGTCGAGCGCGTCTCCGGCCGGCCGCTCGACGAATTCGCCCGGGAGAACGTCTTCAAGCCGATCGGCATGGCCGACGCCACCTTCCGGCCCCTCGACCGGGGCATCCCGGCCGACCGGATCGCCCCCACCGAGGTCGTCGACGGGGAGATGGCCCGCGGCGAGGTCCACGACCCCCGCTCCCGGGCCCTCGGCGGCGTCGCCGGCCACGCCGGCCTGTTCGCGACGGCCGACGACCTGGCGATCTACGCGCAAACACTCCTGGACGGCGGGATCGGACCCGACGGCAAACGGATCCTCGCCCCGCCGACCGTCCGGGCGATGATCGACCCGGCCGACACCCCCGAGGGGGAGCGTCGGGGCCTCGGCTGGGACGTGGCGACCGGCTTCAGCTCGCCCCGGGGGGAGCGGTTCGGCCCCCTCGGCTTCGGCCACACCGGGTTCACGGGCACGAGCATCTGGGTCGACCCCGACACCGAGACCTTCGTCATCCTCCTGACGAGCCGATTGCACCCCGGGGGGGACCAGCCCTCTCCCACCGCCCTCCGCCGGGAGGTGGCCACGATCGTCGCCTCGGCGATCGTCGACACCCCGATCCCCTCCCCCGCCACGGCCGAATCGGCCGAGGTCCTCTGCGGGGTCGACGTGCTGGCGGCCGACGGCTTCGCCCCGCTCAAGGGGAAGCGGGTCGGCCTGGTCACCAACCACACCGGCAAGACCCGGGACGGCCGGCCGACGATCGACGCCCTGTTCGAGGCGCCCGACGTGGAGCTCGTCGCCCTGTTCAGCCCCGAGCACGGCATCCGGGGCGTGCTGGACACCAACGTCGGCGACGACCGGGACGAGGAGACCGGCCTGCCGATCTACAGCCTCTACGGCGAGCGCCGGAAGCCCGCCCCCGAGCAGCTTGAAGGGATCGACGCCCTCGTCTTCGACATCGCCGACATCGGGGCCCGCTTCTATACCTACATCAGCACGATGGGCCTGGTGCTGGAGGCCGGGGCCGAGGCGGGCATCCCCGTCCTCGTGCTCGACCGGCCCAACCCGATCGGCGGCGTCGAGGTGGCCGGTCCGGTCCGCGACGAGGACGCCGAGTCGTTCATCGCGTTCCACCGGCTCCCGGTGCGGCACGGCATGACCGTCGGCGAGCTGGCGACGCTGTTCAACGCCGAGCGCGGCGTCGAGGCCGACCTGACCGTCGTCGAGTGCCAGGGTTGGCGGAGGTCGATGACCTTCGACGAGACGGGCCTGCTCTGGACCAACCCCTCGCCGAACATGCGGAGCCTGACCGAGGCCTTGCTCTACCCCGGCGTCGGCCTGCTGGAGGCGACCAACCTCGCCACCGGCCGGGGGACCGACACCCCCTTCGAGCGCGTCGGCGCCCCCTGGATCGACCCGAAGGCGTGGGCCACCGAGCTGAACGCCGAGGGGCTGCCCGGCGTCCGGTTCGTCCCCGTCCGCTTCTCCCCCGCCGAGCGCCAGTACGAGGGCGAGGACTGCGGGGGCGTTTACATCATCATCACCGACTGGGACGAGTTCGAGCCGATCGAGCTGGGCATCGGCCTGGCGGTCACCCTCCGTCGGCTCTACCCGGACCATTGGGAGCCCGAGGCGATGGATCGGCTCATGACCAATCAGGCCGCCCTCGACGCGATCGTCTCCGGCGCGAGCGTCCGGGAGGTCCGCCGGACCTGGGCCCGGGAACTCCGCCGGTTCCTCGACGTCCGGGCCAAGTACCTCATCTACGAGGACTGA
- a CDS encoding alkaline phosphatase family protein, whose protein sequence is MTTTATTDRVLILGLDGATWSVLDPMRARGAMPNLDALLSRSSRGTLRSTEPPMTAAAWATMQTGCDPADHGIFDHRYFDPAAGLMRVNHSGRFRVPTLWHLLDRAGRSVVSLNLPGTYPAPEVRGIVVSGMDAPHLEAALSGAPADFAEALRREAPRYSLKYQWKRVPESLDELEANAEATVEGFLGRADGAIVADRMAPDWSALLVQFQNLDPFQHRAWRYLDVDETGIAEPKWNVAAAGVLRGLDRAIGRLCELADRRGAAVLCVSDHGFGPCLGRVHVNRILLDRGLIKLPGVAGRIRRRATQAADRLRLWGDKRKDPKARGASFHASIAATFPFDWSRTVAFAPHQDCGAMVYIPRDGAAGGPLPSNPRQVDEVRAQAREALASANHPETGEPLFPKVIDLGGDYGLDPSESGYPDLVALPDRRYWVRTKLTADRSWVAADPSLPGTHRPEGIVSLAAPGFGPDRAIDAALKDVTPSVLALLGEPIPGHVRGVPFAGLGGRATRADSGSGPVRPPHGNAFDFDPEDEAIVEQRLIDLGYLG, encoded by the coding sequence ATGACGACGACCGCCACGACCGACCGCGTCCTGATCCTCGGCCTCGACGGCGCCACCTGGTCCGTGCTCGACCCGATGCGGGCCCGGGGGGCGATGCCGAACCTCGACGCCCTGCTCTCCCGGTCGAGCCGGGGCACGCTCCGGTCGACCGAGCCGCCGATGACCGCCGCCGCCTGGGCGACGATGCAGACCGGCTGCGACCCGGCCGACCACGGCATCTTCGACCACCGCTACTTCGACCCCGCCGCCGGCCTGATGCGGGTGAACCACTCCGGCCGGTTCCGGGTGCCGACCCTCTGGCACCTGCTCGACCGCGCCGGCCGGTCGGTCGTCAGCCTGAACCTGCCGGGCACGTATCCCGCGCCCGAGGTCCGGGGCATCGTCGTCTCCGGGATGGACGCCCCCCACCTGGAGGCCGCCCTCTCGGGCGCCCCGGCCGACTTCGCCGAGGCCCTCCGCCGGGAGGCCCCGAGGTACTCCCTGAAGTACCAGTGGAAGCGGGTCCCCGAGTCGCTCGACGAGCTGGAGGCCAACGCCGAGGCCACCGTCGAGGGCTTCCTCGGCCGGGCCGACGGGGCGATCGTCGCCGACCGGATGGCGCCCGACTGGTCGGCCCTGCTCGTGCAGTTCCAGAACCTCGACCCGTTCCAGCACCGCGCCTGGCGATACCTGGACGTGGACGAGACGGGGATCGCCGAGCCGAAGTGGAACGTCGCCGCCGCCGGGGTCCTCCGGGGCCTCGACCGCGCCATCGGCCGGCTCTGCGAGCTGGCCGACCGCCGGGGCGCGGCCGTGCTCTGCGTCAGCGACCACGGCTTCGGCCCCTGCCTGGGGAGGGTCCACGTCAACCGGATCTTGCTCGATCGCGGGCTGATCAAATTGCCCGGCGTCGCCGGCCGGATCCGGCGAAGGGCCACCCAGGCCGCCGACCGCCTCCGACTCTGGGGGGACAAGCGGAAGGATCCGAAGGCGAGGGGCGCCTCGTTCCACGCCTCGATCGCCGCGACCTTCCCGTTCGACTGGTCGAGGACGGTGGCCTTCGCCCCCCACCAGGACTGCGGGGCGATGGTCTACATCCCCCGGGACGGCGCGGCGGGTGGCCCCTTGCCCTCGAACCCCCGGCAGGTCGACGAGGTCCGCGCGCAGGCCCGGGAGGCGCTCGCCTCGGCGAACCACCCCGAGACGGGGGAGCCGCTCTTCCCGAAGGTCATCGACCTGGGGGGCGACTACGGCCTGGACCCGAGCGAGTCCGGCTACCCCGACCTCGTGGCCCTGCCCGACCGCCGCTACTGGGTCCGCACCAAGCTGACCGCCGACCGCTCCTGGGTCGCCGCCGACCCGTCGCTGCCCGGCACGCACCGGCCCGAGGGGATCGTCTCCCTGGCGGCCCCCGGCTTCGGGCCGGATCGGGCGATCGACGCCGCCTTGAAGGACGTGACCCCCTCGGTCCTCGCCCTGCTCGGCGAGCCGATCCCGGGGCACGTCCGGGGCGTCCCCTTCGCCGGGCTCGGCGGCCGGGCGACCCGGGCCGACTCCGGGTCGGGCCCGGTCCGGCCGCCGCACGGCAACGCCTTCGACTTCGACCCGGAGGACGAGGCTATCGTCGAGCAGCGGCTCATCGACCTCGGCTACCTCGGCTGA
- a CDS encoding M3 family oligoendopeptidase: MSTAPYAPETFPHRWLPAEVDFSTWERIEPYYQQIVDRPITSPAELEEWLRDVGELNSAVSQEGVRRYVAMTCQTDDPDREAAHLAFVREIEPRLKPYLNRLRNAYLDSPHRPGLDPDRHRVFDRAQENRRRLYREANIPRETELAELGQKYQKAIGAMTVTFRGEEKTLAQMAPYLEEPDRALRREVWELVSSRRLRDRDTLDDLFDRMIALRQEVAREAGFDGYVEYAYASRERFDYGPEQAEAFQDAVEAEVVPLARALQQQRRVAMDLEKLRPWDLSVDPQGRPPLRPFADADRLAEGASRIFSKVDPELGAQFAFMRDRALLDLANRKGKAPGGYQTTFEDDRLPFIFMNAVGVDGDLRTMLHEGGHAFHTLAARGEPLPEYRDAPIEFCEVASMSMELLGAPELTVFYPEADAKRSYRELLEGIVLILPWIATVDAFQHWIYRHPGHTRDDRRAAWNALMDRFGGIIDWSGFEEVRSNTWHRQLHIFLYPFYYIEYGIAQLGALQVWRRALADRRAAVSAYRAALALGGSRPLPELFEAAGARFDFSASTIAPLMRDIGEELQRLGDA; this comes from the coding sequence ATGAGCACCGCCCCCTACGCCCCCGAGACCTTCCCCCACCGCTGGCTGCCCGCCGAGGTCGACTTCTCCACCTGGGAGCGGATCGAGCCGTATTATCAGCAGATCGTCGATCGGCCGATCACCTCCCCCGCCGAGCTGGAGGAGTGGCTCCGGGACGTCGGCGAGCTGAACTCGGCCGTCTCGCAGGAGGGGGTCCGGCGCTACGTCGCCATGACCTGCCAGACCGACGACCCCGACCGGGAGGCCGCCCACCTCGCCTTCGTCCGGGAGATCGAGCCGAGGCTCAAGCCGTATCTGAACCGGCTCCGCAACGCCTACCTCGACTCCCCCCACCGACCCGGCCTGGACCCGGACCGCCACCGCGTCTTCGACCGCGCCCAGGAGAACCGCCGGCGCCTCTACCGCGAGGCCAACATCCCCCGGGAGACCGAGCTGGCCGAGCTGGGCCAGAAGTACCAGAAGGCCATCGGCGCGATGACCGTCACCTTCCGGGGCGAGGAGAAGACCCTCGCGCAGATGGCCCCCTACCTGGAGGAGCCCGACCGGGCCCTCCGCCGGGAGGTCTGGGAGCTGGTCTCGTCGCGACGGCTCCGGGACCGGGACACCCTCGACGACCTCTTCGACCGCATGATCGCCCTGCGGCAGGAGGTCGCCCGCGAGGCCGGCTTCGACGGCTACGTCGAATACGCCTACGCCAGCCGGGAGCGGTTCGACTACGGCCCCGAGCAGGCCGAGGCGTTCCAGGACGCCGTCGAGGCCGAGGTCGTCCCGCTGGCCCGCGCGCTCCAGCAGCAGCGACGGGTGGCGATGGACCTGGAGAAGCTCCGCCCCTGGGACCTCTCTGTCGACCCCCAGGGCCGCCCCCCGCTGCGGCCCTTCGCCGACGCCGACCGGCTGGCCGAGGGGGCCTCGCGGATCTTCTCGAAGGTCGACCCCGAGCTGGGCGCCCAGTTCGCATTCATGCGGGACCGCGCCCTGCTCGACCTGGCCAACCGCAAGGGCAAGGCCCCCGGCGGCTACCAGACGACCTTCGAGGACGACCGCCTCCCCTTCATCTTCATGAACGCCGTCGGGGTCGACGGCGACCTCAGGACCATGCTCCACGAGGGCGGCCACGCCTTCCACACCCTCGCCGCCCGGGGCGAGCCGCTGCCCGAGTACCGCGACGCCCCCATCGAGTTCTGCGAGGTCGCCTCGATGAGCATGGAGCTGCTCGGCGCCCCCGAGCTGACCGTCTTCTACCCCGAGGCGGACGCGAAGCGGTCCTACCGGGAGCTGCTGGAGGGGATCGTCCTGATCCTGCCCTGGATCGCCACCGTCGACGCCTTCCAGCACTGGATCTACCGCCACCCGGGGCACACCCGGGACGACCGGCGGGCCGCTTGGAACGCCCTGATGGACCGCTTCGGCGGCATCATCGACTGGTCGGGCTTCGAGGAGGTGCGGTCGAACACCTGGCATCGACAACTGCACATATTCCTATACCCGTTCTACTACATCGAGTACGGGATCGCCCAGCTCGGCGCGTTGCAGGTCTGGCGTCGGGCGCTGGCCGACCGGCGGGCGGCGGTGTCCGCCTACCGGGCGGCCCTGGCCCTGGGAGGCTCCCGGCCGCTGCCGGAGCTGTTCGAGGCCGCCGGGGCGAGGTTCGACTTCTCGGCCAGCACCATCGCCCCGCTGATGCGGGACATCGGGGAGGAGCTCCAGCGTCTCGGCGACGCCTGA
- a CDS encoding HAF repeat-containing protein has translation MRPATLLLLSAAALTLPGPARGQRPPAGFEVVARIPGVIATGINAGGDVVGFLWEEEAERPGVVAQVPVYLEGEAVTRLPLLEGYTSTFPAAVSDGGLVVGRVSKPLIPGVEVDLQNQAFAWDAEGGIRGLGVLEGGIASLATGVSADGARISGIMLFEGHMEPCVWDRDGDGDGWRATTLPTERGLGSNVVAISGDGRRVSAVDGALPCLWTADGSGGWAREAIAGPGSLLPRGVNDSGMVVGLRFDDGGRAHAVVWTRDGGHRQLEEPEGYVKSEAAAVNDSGMVVGMVDGPSGSDIYPRAFIYQNEKMTLIPEGSPVFATATAVNDNGQVAGVVEEADEVEGPAGRPAP, from the coding sequence ATGAGACCTGCCACGCTGCTGCTCCTGTCGGCCGCCGCCCTCACCCTCCCCGGCCCCGCCCGGGGGCAGCGACCCCCGGCGGGCTTCGAGGTCGTGGCCCGGATCCCCGGCGTCATCGCGACCGGCATCAACGCCGGGGGGGACGTGGTCGGATTCCTCTGGGAGGAGGAGGCCGAGCGGCCCGGGGTGGTCGCCCAGGTGCCGGTCTACCTGGAGGGAGAAGCGGTGACCCGGCTCCCCCTGCTGGAGGGCTACACCTCGACCTTCCCGGCCGCGGTCAGCGACGGCGGCCTGGTCGTCGGCCGGGTGAGCAAGCCCCTGATCCCGGGGGTGGAGGTCGACCTGCAGAACCAGGCGTTCGCCTGGGACGCCGAGGGGGGCATCCGGGGCCTGGGCGTCCTGGAGGGGGGCATCGCCTCGCTCGCCACCGGCGTCTCGGCCGACGGGGCCCGCATCAGCGGGATCATGCTCTTCGAGGGCCACATGGAACCCTGCGTCTGGGACCGGGACGGCGACGGCGACGGCTGGAGGGCGACCACGCTGCCCACCGAGCGGGGCCTGGGATCCAATGTCGTCGCCATCAGCGGCGACGGCCGTCGCGTCTCGGCGGTCGACGGGGCGCTCCCCTGCCTCTGGACCGCCGACGGCTCGGGGGGCTGGGCCCGGGAGGCCATCGCCGGCCCCGGCTCGCTCCTGCCCCGGGGGGTGAACGACTCGGGCATGGTCGTCGGCCTCCGGTTCGACGACGGGGGCCGGGCCCACGCCGTCGTCTGGACCCGGGACGGCGGCCACCGGCAACTGGAGGAACCCGAGGGCTACGTCAAGTCCGAGGCCGCCGCCGTGAACGACTCGGGCATGGTCGTGGGCATGGTCGACGGCCCCAGCGGGTCGGACATCTACCCGAGGGCATTCATCTATCAGAATGAGAAAATGACCCTCATCCCCGAGGGCAGCCCGGTCTTCGCCACCGCCACCGCCGTCAACGACAACGGCCAGGTGGCCGGGGTCGTCGAGGAGGCGGACGAGGTGGAGGGGCCGGCCGGTCGGCCGGCCCCCTGA
- a CDS encoding FAD:protein FMN transferase, whose product MSRPPSSVSRRDLFRFRSRREAGAADVPESPPALERVNGGDLVLARRPAMGSYFDVRVPSRTPGAAALAQASLDVIDAIELTLTIYRDDSEVSRLNASAHEGPVAVSPGLFDLIEQGVRLGEQTDGAYDVASGALSLAWGFIRGPKRVPSAEQLAEARGRSGRHRIRLDPERRTVAFDRPGVVLNFGAIGKGYALDRVARVVKDYWFPTSALVHGGQSSLFAVGSPPDRFGGRWQIRVTNPFDPARPVGTVHLRDRGLATSGGAIQRFEAGGRIFSHLIDPRTGNPVGEGGPASVTVLAPTAAEADALATAFSVLGPEGSAGFLRDRADVGALFVMRGEDGRASVRPFNLADRDFTPDALDGASGSS is encoded by the coding sequence GTGTCCCGACCGCCGTCGAGCGTCAGCCGCCGCGACCTGTTCCGCTTCCGATCCCGTCGTGAGGCCGGTGCTGCCGACGTGCCCGAATCTCCCCCGGCGCTGGAGCGGGTCAACGGCGGGGACCTGGTCCTCGCCCGAAGGCCCGCGATGGGGTCGTACTTCGACGTCCGGGTCCCCTCCCGGACCCCCGGCGCCGCGGCCCTGGCCCAGGCGTCGCTGGACGTGATCGACGCGATCGAGCTGACGTTGACGATCTACCGGGACGACTCGGAGGTCAGCAGGCTGAACGCCTCGGCCCACGAGGGGCCGGTCGCCGTCTCCCCCGGGCTGTTCGACCTGATCGAGCAGGGCGTCCGACTCGGCGAGCAGACCGACGGGGCGTATGACGTGGCCTCCGGGGCCCTGAGCCTGGCCTGGGGCTTCATCCGGGGGCCGAAGCGGGTGCCCTCGGCGGAGCAGCTGGCCGAGGCCCGGGGGCGGTCGGGCAGGCACCGGATCCGGCTCGACCCGGAGCGGAGGACCGTCGCCTTCGACCGGCCCGGCGTGGTCCTGAACTTCGGCGCGATCGGCAAGGGATACGCCCTCGACCGGGTCGCCCGGGTCGTCAAGGATTACTGGTTCCCGACCTCGGCGCTGGTGCACGGCGGGCAGTCGAGCCTCTTCGCGGTCGGCTCGCCGCCGGATCGATTCGGCGGGCGCTGGCAGATCCGGGTGACCAACCCGTTCGACCCGGCCCGGCCGGTCGGCACGGTCCACCTCCGCGACCGGGGGCTGGCGACCTCCGGCGGCGCGATCCAGCGGTTCGAGGCCGGCGGCCGGATCTTCAGCCACCTGATCGACCCCCGCACCGGGAACCCGGTCGGGGAGGGGGGGCCGGCCAGCGTCACGGTGCTCGCCCCGACGGCCGCCGAGGCCGACGCGCTGGCCACCGCCTTCTCGGTTCTCGGCCCCGAGGGCTCGGCCGGCTTCCTCCGGGACCGGGCGGACGTCGGCGCCCTGTTCGTGATGCGGGGGGAGGACGGCCGGGCGAGCGTGCGGCCGTTCAACCTCGCCGACCGCGATTTCACCCCCGACGCCCTCGATGGGGCGTCGGGCTCGTCGTAG